A section of the Mesorhizobium loti genome encodes:
- the putA gene encoding bifunctional proline dehydrogenase/L-glutamate gamma-semialdehyde dehydrogenase PutA: protein MPLDTIRQQIRANYLPDEDEAVKRLAEATGLSAEDRNAISARAADLVRAVRGSSDPRLMEVFLSAYGLSTKEGVALMCLAEALLRVPDTETMDDLIADKIAPHDWSAHSGGSSSIFVNASTWALMLTGRVLDEGEGGIEGTLRSMVRRLGEPVIRKAVAAAMREMGEQFVLGRTIAEAVKRGRQMIQKGYLYSFDMLGEAARTEADALRYHKAYADAISSLDSGSNGPDIRQNHGISVKLSALHPRYEVAQKEEMLPVMAERLLSLALAARHSRMGLNIDAEEADRLDLSLDVIERVLAEPELAGWNGFGVVVQAYGPRAAFAIDWLYALAKKYDRTIMVRLVKGAYWDTEIKRAQTLGLDGYPVFTRKANTDVSYMACAKKLLGMTDRIYPQFATHNAHTVAAILSMAGDRNSFEFQRLHGMGEALHETVRQAEGTRCRIYAPVGAHSDLLAYLVRRLLENGANSSFVHQLTDEDVEPEDIARDPLETIESQGPAANPAIVRPSQIFGAGRRNSKGFDITDTVTLAAIDRAKAAFAGPDRWHAKPITRAAGYGKQRPVVNPAKPAEVVGTVHEAAAKQVATAVRIAVEAQPAWAKRPVAERAAILNRAADLYEANAVEFFALATREAGKSLADGVAEVREAVDFLRYYATESANAETGTQARGAIVCISPWNFPLAIFTGQIAAALVTGNSVIAKPAEQTPLIAFRAVELLREAGVPEDVIQLLPGDGPSVGAPLTADPRIAGVCFTGSTEVAKLIEKQLAETAAPDAMLIAETGGLNAMIVDSTALPEQAVRDILASAFQSAGQRCSALRVLYVQKDVEKKMLEMLKGAMEALNIGDPWQISTDVGPVIDDEAQASIRDYCTKKGLEGRLIAKLEAPKDGRFVAPHVFRVKGIEEMEREVFGPVLHVATFDADEIDAVIAAINRKGYGLTFGLHTRIEGRVQHFVDGIHAGNIYVNRNQIGAVVGSQPFGGEGLSGTGPKAGGPHYLRRFRKGPEAGTHLQDGHKVTATELADNLPDPTLGGWSTRPDRIAILRKHLRGKGAAAIGAAASIDFGQVDLPGPTGEANTLSLSPRGRVLCLGPDADTLLAQTIQALAAGNAVLAVAPGAPAALSALTGKGLPLAAIDGLPDPVEARSLRVDVVAFSGTPEAARIVRKVIAERTGPIVPLVSEVLNPAAYAHERAVCVDTTAAGGNASLLAAA from the coding sequence ATGCCGCTCGACACCATCCGCCAGCAGATCCGTGCCAACTATTTGCCTGACGAAGACGAAGCCGTGAAGCGGCTGGCCGAAGCGACGGGACTCTCGGCAGAAGATCGGAATGCGATCTCGGCCCGCGCCGCCGATCTGGTGCGGGCGGTGCGCGGCTCGTCGGATCCCCGGCTGATGGAGGTCTTTCTCTCGGCCTACGGTCTCTCCACCAAGGAAGGCGTGGCGCTGATGTGCCTGGCCGAGGCGCTGCTGCGCGTGCCGGATACCGAGACTATGGACGATCTGATCGCCGACAAGATCGCGCCGCATGATTGGTCCGCGCATTCCGGTGGTTCGAGCTCGATCTTCGTCAACGCCTCGACCTGGGCGCTGATGCTGACCGGTCGTGTCCTCGACGAGGGCGAGGGCGGTATCGAAGGCACGCTGCGCTCGATGGTGCGGCGGCTGGGCGAGCCGGTCATCCGCAAGGCGGTGGCCGCCGCCATGCGTGAAATGGGCGAGCAGTTCGTGCTTGGCCGCACCATCGCCGAAGCCGTCAAGCGCGGTCGGCAGATGATCCAGAAGGGCTATCTCTATTCCTTCGACATGCTGGGCGAGGCGGCCCGCACCGAGGCTGACGCGCTGCGCTACCACAAGGCCTATGCCGATGCGATCTCGTCGCTCGATTCCGGCTCGAACGGTCCTGACATCAGGCAGAACCATGGCATCTCGGTGAAGCTCTCGGCGCTGCATCCACGTTACGAAGTGGCGCAGAAAGAAGAGATGCTGCCTGTCATGGCCGAGCGGCTGTTGTCGCTGGCGCTCGCGGCCCGGCATTCGCGCATGGGCCTCAATATCGACGCCGAGGAGGCGGATCGGCTCGACCTCTCGCTCGACGTCATCGAGCGGGTTCTGGCCGAGCCGGAACTCGCCGGCTGGAACGGCTTTGGTGTCGTCGTCCAGGCCTATGGCCCGCGTGCAGCCTTCGCTATCGACTGGCTCTACGCGCTGGCGAAGAAGTACGACCGCACCATCATGGTGCGGCTGGTCAAGGGCGCCTATTGGGATACCGAGATCAAGCGGGCGCAAACGCTCGGGCTTGACGGCTATCCCGTCTTCACGCGCAAGGCCAACACCGACGTTTCCTATATGGCTTGCGCGAAAAAACTGCTCGGCATGACCGACCGAATCTATCCGCAATTCGCCACCCACAATGCGCATACCGTCGCCGCCATCCTGTCGATGGCGGGCGATCGCAATTCCTTCGAGTTCCAACGCCTGCATGGCATGGGCGAGGCATTGCACGAGACGGTGCGCCAGGCCGAAGGCACGCGCTGCCGTATCTATGCGCCGGTCGGCGCGCATTCCGACCTGCTTGCCTATCTGGTCCGCCGGCTGCTCGAGAACGGTGCCAACTCTTCCTTTGTCCACCAGTTGACCGACGAAGACGTCGAGCCGGAGGACATCGCGCGCGATCCGCTCGAAACGATCGAAAGCCAGGGCCCCGCCGCCAATCCGGCGATAGTCCGGCCTTCCCAGATTTTTGGCGCTGGCCGCCGCAACTCGAAGGGATTCGATATCACCGACACGGTGACGCTGGCGGCGATCGACAGGGCCAAGGCGGCCTTTGCGGGGCCGGACCGCTGGCATGCCAAGCCGATTACGCGGGCCGCCGGCTATGGCAAGCAGCGCCCGGTGGTCAATCCGGCCAAGCCTGCCGAAGTGGTGGGCACCGTTCACGAGGCCGCGGCCAAGCAAGTCGCGACCGCCGTGCGCATTGCGGTGGAAGCGCAGCCGGCCTGGGCAAAGCGCCCCGTTGCCGAGCGCGCCGCCATTCTCAACCGCGCCGCCGACCTCTACGAGGCCAATGCCGTGGAGTTCTTCGCGCTGGCCACCCGCGAGGCCGGCAAGTCGCTGGCCGACGGTGTGGCGGAAGTGCGCGAAGCCGTCGATTTCCTGCGCTATTACGCGACCGAGTCGGCAAACGCCGAGACGGGCACGCAGGCGCGGGGCGCCATCGTCTGCATCTCGCCGTGGAATTTCCCGCTCGCCATCTTCACCGGCCAGATCGCGGCAGCGCTGGTCACCGGCAATTCGGTGATCGCCAAGCCGGCCGAGCAGACACCGCTGATCGCCTTCCGCGCCGTCGAACTGCTGCGCGAGGCCGGCGTTCCGGAAGACGTCATCCAGCTCCTGCCCGGCGACGGCCCGTCGGTCGGCGCGCCGCTGACCGCCGACCCGCGCATTGCCGGCGTCTGCTTCACAGGCTCGACCGAGGTCGCCAAGCTGATCGAGAAGCAGCTTGCGGAGACCGCGGCACCGGACGCCATGCTGATCGCCGAGACCGGCGGCCTCAACGCGATGATCGTCGATTCCACCGCGCTGCCCGAGCAGGCGGTGCGCGACATCCTGGCCTCTGCGTTCCAGAGCGCGGGCCAGCGCTGTTCGGCACTGCGCGTGCTCTATGTGCAGAAGGATGTCGAGAAGAAGATGCTGGAGATGCTGAAGGGCGCCATGGAGGCGCTCAACATCGGCGATCCCTGGCAAATTTCGACCGATGTCGGCCCAGTCATCGACGATGAGGCACAGGCTTCGATCCGCGACTATTGCACCAAGAAGGGCCTCGAGGGCCGGCTGATCGCCAAGCTCGAGGCGCCGAAGGATGGCCGCTTCGTCGCGCCGCATGTGTTCAGGGTCAAGGGCATAGAGGAGATGGAGCGCGAGGTGTTCGGGCCGGTGCTGCATGTCGCGACATTCGACGCCGATGAGATCGACGCGGTGATCGCCGCGATCAACCGCAAGGGCTATGGCCTGACTTTCGGCTTGCACACCCGCATCGAAGGTCGCGTGCAGCATTTCGTCGACGGCATTCACGCCGGCAACATCTATGTCAACCGCAACCAGATCGGCGCTGTCGTCGGTTCGCAGCCCTTTGGCGGCGAGGGACTGTCTGGCACCGGGCCGAAGGCCGGCGGACCGCATTATCTCCGGCGCTTCCGCAAGGGGCCGGAGGCGGGCACCCATTTGCAGGATGGCCACAAGGTGACGGCGACCGAGCTGGCCGACAATCTGCCCGATCCCACGCTGGGCGGCTGGTCGACGCGCCCGGACCGGATCGCCATTCTGAGGAAGCACCTGCGCGGCAAGGGAGCTGCCGCCATCGGAGCCGCCGCCAGTATCGATTTCGGTCAGGTCGATCTGCCCGGGCCGACCGGCGAGGCCAACACGCTGTCGCTGTCGCCGCGCGGCCGCGTGCTGTGCCTGGGGCCGGATGCCGACACGCTGCTTGCCCAGACGATCCAGGCGCTTGCCGCCGGCAATGCGGTGCTGGCCGTTGCGCCCGGGGCGCCAGCGGCGCTTTCGGCGTTGACCGGCAAGGGGCTGCCGCTCGCTGCAATAGATGGCCTGCCTGATCCGGTCGAGGCGCGCTCGCTGCGCGTCGATGTCGTCGCTTTTTCGGGAACGCCGGAAGCCGCGCGCATCGTGCGCAAGGTCATTGCCGAGAGGACTGGTCCGATCGTGCCGTTGGTCAGCGAAGTGCTCAACCCGGCGGCCTATGCGCATGAGCGGGCCGTCTGCGTCGACACGACCGCGGCCGGCGGCAATGCCAGCCTGTTGGCGGCGGCATAG
- a CDS encoding antibiotic biosynthesis monooxygenase family protein has translation MYIAMNRFKVQNGSEADFEAVWKNRDSSLAEMKGFREFHLLRGPVNEAEGYTLFASHTVWASQDDFVAWTRSENFRAAHRNVGTTKVHYLGHPQFEGFSVVEGA, from the coding sequence ATGTACATCGCCATGAACCGCTTCAAGGTGCAGAACGGCTCGGAAGCCGATTTCGAAGCCGTATGGAAAAACCGCGATTCCAGCCTTGCCGAGATGAAGGGTTTTCGGGAATTCCACCTGCTGCGCGGCCCTGTCAACGAGGCCGAAGGCTACACGCTGTTTGCCTCGCACACCGTGTGGGCGAGCCAGGACGATTTCGTCGCCTGGACAAGATCGGAGAATTTCCGCGCGGCCCACAGGAATGTCGGCACGACGAAAGTCCACTATCTCGGCCATCCGCAATTCGAGGGCTTTTCCGTCGTCGAGGGTGCCTGA
- a CDS encoding energy transducer TonB family protein, translated as MAAKAEAPAQPSAQPETTEMPVAVPNQPPIPSARPTPVAPPSKAVDEKRGTADGQDRLAQAASKGKKQEEPGSAAEDSYRGDVIRKLSRVNRAVPPSLQLTARNNAVVTFVISSKGGIDDLRILESSGSPNFDQIVLGIVRKAAPFPPIPPKIGNSMEFTGAIGPF; from the coding sequence GTGGCTGCCAAGGCCGAAGCGCCGGCTCAGCCAAGCGCTCAGCCTGAAACCACCGAAATGCCTGTCGCCGTTCCGAACCAGCCGCCGATCCCCAGCGCCAGGCCAACGCCGGTGGCGCCGCCTTCAAAAGCGGTGGACGAGAAGCGCGGCACCGCTGATGGCCAGGACCGGCTGGCGCAGGCGGCCAGCAAAGGCAAAAAGCAGGAAGAGCCAGGCAGCGCCGCGGAAGACAGCTATCGCGGCGATGTGATCAGGAAGCTCAGCCGCGTCAATCGAGCCGTACCGCCTTCCCTGCAACTGACAGCGCGCAACAATGCCGTTGTGACATTCGTTATCAGCAGCAAAGGCGGCATTGATGACCTGCGCATCCTGGAAAGCTCCGGATCGCCAAACTTCGACCAGATCGTGCTTGGCATCGTCCGCAAGGCAGCGCCGTTCCCGCCTATTCCGCCCAAAATCGGCAATAGCATGGAGTTTACCGGCGCTATCGGGCCGTTTTGA
- a CDS encoding TonB-dependent hemoglobin/transferrin/lactoferrin family receptor, whose translation MGLVNWESRGRSAASGMAALLASVAVIALSAPAAYAQQATQPAGDQTDQSKKADQEKAAPAGATLLDKILVLSRTGETAIESLASASHIDQEQLDRRMATTPNEMLLGVPGVAAQADARRVSTSINIRGLQDFGRVAVIVDGARQDFQRSDHGTQSTFYIDPELVKSVDVIRGPVANTYGSGAIGGVVFFDTKDASDFLKPEETWAGSITGRYESNGKGWTTSATGAYRLNENWDVLGNIVYRDYDDYKDGGGDTVKGTGFDVLSGLLKTTIRPTDNSELKLGWVGSSDGWSEISGGVPTNDADLKSNTFTARYNITDEDKSWLDLHINTSYNKTNLGLTSLVPLSRFDPTTGDSIILPAGSTSTFDVGTTAIDIWNTSRFETRGVAHELTYGGDWVNDDVKTGGTAGGDSFYTPSGKRNVSGAYVQDKLTWEWLEVIAGLRYDSYSLKDGTHETSGERLSPRITVGVTPFDTPSLSGLQFYGTYAEGYRSPSLTETLISGNHPAGVTFPFLPNPNLKPEAGKTVEFGVNYKQNDILEAGDALRIKAAYFNNNVDDYIEGTSFGASFTNPASACPVDWDQLMNNPGYIPICYQYQNFAKAKINGFEFESVYDAGWGYAGLSASITNGHTISYAGVRADLATIPSSQVTAQLGLRFLEDKLTVGGEVQYNGKPKGNAVATDYTLVNAFASYQATDNLKVDFRADNLFDVKYANPLNGSTTVAVYEPGITLKLAATMRFGG comes from the coding sequence ATGGGGTTGGTGAACTGGGAATCGCGCGGCCGGTCGGCGGCGAGCGGCATGGCGGCTTTGTTGGCAAGCGTGGCGGTCATCGCCCTGTCCGCGCCAGCAGCCTACGCCCAACAGGCAACGCAGCCGGCGGGCGATCAAACGGATCAGTCGAAGAAGGCTGACCAGGAAAAAGCAGCACCCGCGGGCGCGACGCTGCTCGACAAGATCCTGGTGCTCAGCCGCACCGGCGAAACAGCGATCGAATCACTGGCCTCGGCCAGCCATATCGATCAGGAACAGCTGGACCGTCGCATGGCGACGACGCCGAACGAGATGCTGCTCGGCGTGCCCGGTGTCGCCGCGCAGGCCGACGCCAGGCGTGTCAGCACCAGCATCAACATCCGCGGCTTGCAGGATTTTGGCCGTGTCGCGGTTATCGTCGACGGCGCACGCCAGGATTTCCAGCGGTCCGACCACGGCACGCAGTCGACCTTCTATATCGATCCCGAGCTCGTCAAATCGGTCGATGTGATCCGTGGTCCTGTCGCGAACACCTACGGTTCGGGCGCCATTGGCGGTGTCGTCTTCTTCGACACAAAGGATGCCTCGGATTTTCTCAAGCCCGAAGAGACGTGGGCCGGCTCCATCACCGGACGTTACGAGAGCAACGGCAAGGGCTGGACCACCAGTGCCACCGGCGCCTATCGTCTCAACGAGAATTGGGATGTGTTGGGCAACATCGTCTACCGCGACTATGACGACTACAAGGATGGCGGCGGCGACACCGTCAAGGGCACCGGCTTCGACGTGCTGAGCGGCCTGCTCAAGACCACCATCCGCCCGACCGACAACAGCGAGCTGAAACTGGGCTGGGTCGGCTCAAGCGACGGCTGGAGCGAGATCAGCGGCGGCGTGCCGACCAACGATGCGGATCTGAAATCCAACACTTTCACGGCTCGCTACAACATTACCGACGAAGACAAGAGCTGGCTCGATCTCCACATCAACACCTCCTACAACAAGACCAATCTCGGCCTGACCAGCCTTGTTCCTCTCAGCCGATTCGATCCCACCACGGGCGATTCCATAATCCTTCCGGCTGGATCGACATCGACATTCGACGTCGGCACGACGGCGATAGACATCTGGAATACATCGAGATTCGAGACTAGGGGCGTGGCGCACGAACTGACCTATGGCGGCGATTGGGTCAATGATGACGTCAAAACCGGCGGCACCGCGGGCGGAGACAGTTTCTACACCCCTTCGGGAAAGCGTAACGTCTCTGGAGCCTACGTTCAGGACAAGCTCACCTGGGAATGGCTCGAAGTCATCGCCGGGCTGCGCTACGACAGCTACAGCCTCAAGGACGGCACCCATGAAACGTCAGGTGAGCGTCTTTCGCCGCGCATCACCGTCGGCGTCACGCCGTTCGACACGCCAAGCCTGTCGGGGTTGCAGTTCTACGGCACCTATGCTGAGGGCTACCGCTCTCCATCGCTGACCGAGACGCTGATCAGCGGCAACCATCCGGCGGGGGTTACTTTCCCGTTCCTGCCCAATCCCAACCTGAAGCCCGAGGCCGGCAAGACCGTGGAATTCGGCGTCAACTACAAACAGAATGACATCCTTGAAGCCGGCGACGCGCTTCGCATCAAGGCGGCCTACTTCAACAACAATGTGGACGACTACATAGAGGGTACATCCTTCGGGGCTTCCTTTACCAATCCAGCGAGCGCTTGCCCGGTCGATTGGGACCAGCTCATGAACAACCCCGGCTACATCCCGATCTGCTACCAGTATCAGAATTTTGCCAAGGCCAAGATAAACGGCTTCGAGTTTGAAAGCGTCTATGACGCCGGTTGGGGATATGCTGGCCTCTCTGCCTCGATAACAAATGGTCACACCATTTCCTACGCGGGCGTTCGAGCAGACCTCGCCACGATACCGTCCTCCCAGGTCACGGCCCAGCTTGGGCTGCGTTTCCTCGAGGACAAGCTGACCGTCGGCGGCGAAGTGCAATACAATGGCAAGCCGAAGGGCAATGCCGTGGCCACCGACTATACGCTGGTCAACGCCTTCGCCAGCTATCAGGCGACGGACAATCTGAAGGTCGATTTCCGGGCCGACAATCTGTTCGACGTCAAATACGCCAACCCGTTGAACGGCAGTACGACAGTTGCGGTCTATGAGCCGGGCATAACGTTGAAGTTGGCGGCAACCATGCGTTTTGGAGGCTGA
- the hemP gene encoding hemin uptake protein HemP — protein MNTHNPNDFRYRVRRSDDASTRFDRIPLAVRTLSSNTLFQGEHEIGIEHHGALYRLKITRQGKLILNK, from the coding sequence ATGAACACGCACAATCCCAACGATTTTCGTTATCGCGTCCGGCGTTCCGATGATGCCTCCACCCGCTTCGACCGGATCCCGCTGGCCGTGCGAACGCTGTCGAGCAACACGCTGTTCCAGGGCGAGCACGAGATCGGCATCGAGCATCATGGTGCGCTCTACCGGCTGAAGATCACCCGGCAGGGCAAGCTCATTCTCAACAAGTAA
- a CDS encoding hemin-degrading factor encodes MDQRVKPAPHEIRRARTDNPKARERDLAAQLGISEAELVAAHCGDGVVRVEPRVNDLLTGLEAVGEVMALTRNESAVHEKIGVYDKVVTGNHNAMVLGENIDLRIFPKVWAHGFAVEKRDGEEIRRSLQFFDAAGEAVHKVHLRPASSLYAYQKLVAALASSNQEPTIDISGPIPDDESEAEATTANLDDLRDRWSRLTDVHQFFGMLKTLKLSRRQAVRMVGTDYAWLLDNDAVRAMFHHASEGEMPIMCFVGNRGCIQIHSGPVRSIKPMGPWINVLDETFHLHLRTDHIHEVWAVRKPTKDGHVTSLEVYAADGEMIIQFFGKRHEGESERDDWRFLAENLPRIPNPTAA; translated from the coding sequence ATGGACCAGCGCGTAAAACCCGCCCCGCATGAAATCCGGCGGGCACGGACCGACAATCCGAAAGCGCGCGAGCGTGACCTGGCGGCCCAGCTCGGCATTTCGGAGGCCGAACTGGTGGCCGCGCATTGCGGCGACGGCGTCGTGCGCGTCGAGCCGCGCGTCAACGATCTTCTGACCGGCCTCGAGGCCGTCGGCGAGGTTATGGCGCTGACACGTAACGAAAGCGCGGTGCACGAAAAGATCGGCGTCTATGACAAGGTGGTTACCGGCAACCACAATGCCATGGTGCTTGGCGAGAACATCGACCTGCGCATCTTCCCGAAAGTCTGGGCGCATGGCTTCGCTGTGGAAAAGCGTGACGGCGAAGAGATCCGCCGCAGCCTGCAGTTCTTCGACGCGGCGGGCGAGGCGGTGCACAAGGTGCATCTGCGTCCGGCTTCCAGCCTCTACGCCTACCAGAAGCTGGTCGCCGCTCTGGCATCGTCGAACCAGGAGCCGACGATCGATATTTCGGGGCCAATCCCCGATGATGAGAGCGAGGCCGAAGCAACCACCGCCAATCTTGACGACCTGCGCGACCGCTGGAGTCGGCTGACCGATGTGCACCAGTTCTTCGGCATGCTGAAGACACTGAAGCTCAGCCGCCGCCAGGCAGTTCGCATGGTCGGAACGGACTATGCCTGGCTGCTCGACAATGACGCGGTCCGCGCCATGTTCCATCACGCTTCCGAAGGCGAGATGCCGATCATGTGCTTTGTCGGCAACCGCGGCTGCATCCAGATCCATTCCGGACCGGTCAGGTCGATCAAGCCGATGGGGCCGTGGATCAATGTGCTCGACGAGACCTTCCATCTGCATCTGCGCACCGACCACATCCATGAAGTCTGGGCGGTGCGCAAGCCGACCAAGGATGGCCATGTCACCTCGCTCGAGGTCTATGCCGCCGACGGCGAGATGATCATCCAGTTCTTCGGCAAGCGCCATGAAGGCGAAAGCGAGCGCGACGATTGGCGATTCCTGGCAGAAAATCTGCCGCGTATCCCAAATCCGACAGCAGCCTGA
- a CDS encoding heme/hemin ABC transporter substrate-binding protein, with protein MGCFSRIVAGPMVGLALAFTALQPADAAEGVSVFSDPSKIAAIGGSITEIVYALGEEKHLVARDSTSRYPKAVLDLPDVGYMRALSPEGVLSVNPTGILALQGSGPKEAVDVLKKTSIPFIEVPEHYSREGILEKVRIIGKALGADAKAEVLARDLDDRLTSAEKQTASIKERKRVLFVLSVQGGKILAAGSETAADGMVRLAGGVNAVEGFSGYKQMSDEAIITARPDVILMMSNAGPPVSDDELFGNPSVASTPAGAARKLIRIDGAYLLGFGPRTADAIHDLAVSLYGGQVTD; from the coding sequence ATGGGCTGTTTTTCCAGGATCGTCGCCGGCCCGATGGTCGGCCTTGCCTTGGCTTTTACCGCGCTGCAACCGGCTGATGCCGCCGAGGGCGTTTCCGTTTTCTCCGATCCGTCGAAGATCGCCGCCATAGGCGGCTCGATCACGGAAATCGTCTATGCGCTTGGCGAGGAGAAGCATCTGGTGGCGCGCGATTCCACCAGCCGATATCCAAAGGCGGTGCTCGACCTGCCCGATGTCGGCTATATGCGCGCGCTGTCGCCGGAGGGCGTGCTGTCGGTCAATCCGACCGGCATCCTGGCGTTGCAGGGCAGCGGTCCCAAGGAAGCGGTCGACGTGCTGAAGAAGACGAGCATCCCCTTCATCGAAGTGCCTGAACATTATAGCCGTGAGGGCATCCTGGAGAAGGTCCGTATCATCGGCAAGGCGCTGGGGGCCGACGCCAAGGCCGAGGTGCTCGCCAGGGACCTCGATGACAGGCTGACATCAGCCGAAAAGCAGACTGCCTCGATCAAGGAACGCAAGCGGGTCCTGTTCGTGCTGTCGGTCCAGGGCGGCAAGATCCTGGCGGCCGGCAGCGAAACCGCGGCCGACGGCATGGTCAGGCTGGCCGGCGGCGTCAATGCCGTCGAAGGCTTTTCCGGCTACAAGCAGATGTCCGACGAGGCGATCATCACCGCCAGGCCGGATGTGATCCTGATGATGAGCAATGCCGGGCCGCCGGTATCGGACGATGAATTGTTCGGCAATCCGTCCGTCGCCTCGACGCCGGCAGGTGCCGCCCGCAAATTGATCCGCATCGATGGCGCTTATCTGCTCGGCTTCGGGCCGCGTACGGCCGACGCCATCCACGACCTCGCCGTCTCGCTCTATGGCGGGCAGGTCACGGACTGA
- a CDS encoding FecCD family ABC transporter permease, translating into MVDQSIAGPVKAMSVSEGDRSGRARIVIVLLCLGLAAAVFLSLTSGASDASAVNVIRDWLSGAVPFDAALSARDSLIVYDIRLPRIILGILVGAALAVSGAVMQGLFRNPLADPGLIGVSAGSSLGAVAIIVLGATILAPVTALFGTLALPMAAFFGGLATTLVLYQVATRRGQTSVATMLLAGIALAALAMALTGILIFMADDRQLRDLTFWSLGSLGGATWAKIASVGPIIILALAAMPFLARGLNALALGEATAGHLGIPVQRLKYTAIIGVSAAVGASVAVSGGIGFVGIVVPHLLRLLIGPDNRYLLPASALLGASLLLLADAVARTIVAPAELPIGIVTAVAGAPFFLWILLRKRGVVDL; encoded by the coding sequence ATGGTCGATCAATCGATCGCCGGCCCGGTGAAGGCGATGAGTGTATCCGAAGGCGATCGCTCGGGCCGCGCCCGTATCGTCATCGTGCTGCTGTGCCTCGGGCTCGCCGCCGCCGTATTTCTATCGCTTACGTCAGGCGCATCGGACGCATCGGCCGTCAATGTCATCAGGGACTGGCTGTCCGGAGCTGTTCCATTTGATGCGGCGCTGAGCGCGCGTGACAGCCTGATCGTCTACGATATCCGACTGCCGCGCATCATCCTCGGTATACTGGTCGGCGCGGCGCTCGCGGTCTCGGGTGCCGTCATGCAGGGGCTGTTCCGCAATCCGCTGGCCGATCCCGGCCTGATCGGCGTTTCGGCCGGCTCCAGCCTCGGCGCCGTGGCCATTATCGTGCTTGGCGCCACCATTCTGGCGCCGGTAACGGCTTTGTTCGGCACGCTTGCCCTGCCGATGGCGGCGTTCTTCGGCGGTCTCGCCACGACCCTGGTGCTCTACCAGGTCGCCACGCGGCGCGGGCAGACCTCGGTAGCCACCATGCTGCTCGCCGGCATCGCGCTGGCAGCGCTTGCCATGGCGCTGACCGGCATCCTCATCTTCATGGCTGACGATCGTCAGTTGCGGGACTTGACCTTCTGGTCGCTGGGATCCCTTGGCGGCGCAACCTGGGCGAAGATCGCGTCCGTCGGGCCGATCATCATATTGGCTCTGGCGGCAATGCCTTTCCTGGCGCGGGGTCTCAACGCCCTGGCGCTTGGCGAGGCGACCGCCGGCCATCTCGGCATACCCGTCCAGCGGTTGAAATACACCGCCATCATCGGTGTCTCGGCGGCGGTCGGTGCGTCCGTCGCCGTCAGCGGCGGCATCGGCTTCGTCGGCATCGTCGTGCCGCATCTGCTGCGCCTGCTGATCGGCCCAGACAATCGTTATCTTTTGCCGGCCTCGGCACTGCTTGGGGCCTCGCTGCTGCTGCTTGCCGATGCCGTCGCACGTACCATCGTGGCGCCGGCGGAACTGCCGATCGGCATTGTCACCGCGGTCGCCGGCGCGCCGTTCTTCCTATGGATCCTGCTGCGCAAGCGAGGCGTCGTTGACCTGTGA
- a CDS encoding heme ABC transporter ATP-binding protein — protein MIEARDVSVDIAGKRIVGGVDFDARPGEIAAIVGPNGSGKTTFLKALSGELAHTGRVALNGRDLAAMKPVEIAVHRAVLPQATTLSFPFTVREVVKLGLVGGRSGALPGEDARLPERALARVDLDGFAGRFYQELSGGEQQRVQLARVLCQVWAPVLDGKPRYLFLDEPVSSLDIKHQLIIMNIARDFARRGGGVVAILHDLNLTAMYADRIFVMHLGRLAATGSPQEVLSDDLIEKVFDCRLRVGVLPAGNMPFVLPQSSVG, from the coding sequence ATGATCGAGGCAAGGGATGTTTCGGTTGATATCGCCGGCAAACGTATCGTCGGCGGTGTCGATTTCGATGCGCGACCCGGCGAAATCGCGGCAATCGTCGGCCCCAACGGCTCGGGCAAGACGACCTTCCTGAAGGCGTTGTCCGGCGAGCTTGCCCATACCGGGCGCGTCGCCCTCAACGGCCGCGACCTTGCGGCGATGAAGCCGGTCGAGATTGCCGTCCATCGCGCGGTCCTGCCACAGGCGACGACGCTGTCGTTTCCATTCACCGTGCGCGAGGTGGTCAAGCTCGGGCTTGTCGGCGGCCGCTCGGGTGCCTTGCCTGGCGAGGATGCGCGGCTGCCGGAACGGGCGTTGGCACGCGTCGACCTCGACGGTTTCGCGGGGCGGTTCTACCAGGAGCTTTCGGGCGGCGAGCAGCAGCGCGTCCAGCTTGCGCGCGTGCTGTGCCAGGTCTGGGCACCGGTGCTCGACGGCAAGCCGCGCTACCTGTTCCTCGACGAGCCTGTTTCCAGCCTCGACATCAAGCACCAGCTGATCATCATGAACATCGCCCGTGACTTCGCCAGAAGGGGAGGCGGCGTGGTCGCCATCCTGCACGACCTCAACCTGACGGCCATGTATGCCGACCGCATCTTCGTCATGCATCTCGGCCGGCTGGCCGCGACCGGCTCGCCGCAAGAGGTGCTGAGCGACGATTTGATCGAAAAAGTGTTCGATTGCCGGCTCAGGGTCGGTGTGTTGCCAGCCGGCAATATGCCGTTCGTGCTGCCGCAATCCTCGGTCGGTTGA